The Bifidobacterium coryneforme genome segment GGGCCAGGATGGTCCTGCTGAAGAGGAAGCTGGAAATCTGATCCTGGGCGATGGTCCACACGAAGAGGAAACGCCGCTGGCTGTTGGGGCCCAGCCACTGGCAAAGGCTCCTGCGCAGTTTCGGACCGGCTGCGGAAATGTAGTAGGTGACCAGAAGAACGGTCATCATGTTGATGATGACCCCGAAGAAGCCCACGGTCGTGTTCACGGCCTGACCGGCGAAATCAGTCACCCAGGAGGATTGGATGTTCTTGGCTATCTCACCCCCCAGATCCTGCATGGGAGGCATGCGCCACTGGGTGTACTTCCCGATGAAATCCACTATCTGGTCATAGAAGGCCGGAGCCCCATTGACCATGCCGATCAGCTGCTTGACAAAAAGGTTGCCGAACAAACCCATCAGGACGATGACAACGATAATCAACCCGATCAGGGTGACAGCCGACGCCGCGCCCCGCTTCCAACCGTGCCGGACCAGGTTGACCACCAGGGGTTCCATGGCCAGGGCGACGAAGACCGAGATAATCACGTCCAGCACCAGGAATTCAAGCTTCCACCAGGATGAATAGGCGAACCAGGCCAGGAACACCGCGATGACCACATAGAAGAGGGCCCGACCGAACCACTCCGGTGGTCTGCGGGGGTCACCCTTGGGCGGGAAGACAGTCGCAAAATCGAACAGCTGCTTTTTATCGTTCGCCATGGTCTCCATTATCCCAATCATGCTGACATGATTCGACCCCGGGGAGAGAGCCCTCGGGAATCCGTCCGGCCTGCCGATTTTCTTCCGGTGTATCCCGTGACACGTATCCTGTAAACCATGTTGACCGTTTCCATAGTCATTCCTGCCTGGAACGAGGAGGATCGCATAGGTGATTGCCTCGTCAATGCCACCAGGCAAAGTCAGGCCCCGCTCGAGGTTCTGGTCGTGGACAACAAGTCCACCGACCGCACAGCGGCCATCGTCCAGGACTTCATCGACCGCAATCCCGACCAGCACGTGGAACTTCTCCATCAGGACAAGGACCAGGGATTGATTCCCAGCCGGAACTACGGGCTGGACAGGGCCAAGGGTGACATTCTCGGCCGAATCGATGCTGACTGCATGCTGAGACCGAACTGGGTCGAGGTGGTCAGCCGTACTTTCACCGAGGACCCGGATGCCATGGGGGCCACCGGCCCTGTCGCATACTACGACATGCCCGGAAAGAAGATCGGCCTTAAGGGCGATGACACCATACGTAAGGCCATCTATCGTGCCGACGATGGCCAGTACCTGCTGTATGGCTCCAACATGGCACTTCGCGCCACGGCATGGAAGGCCATCCGCAACGAGGTCTGCAGAGACAAGGCCGACATTCTGCACGAGGATGTCGATGTCTCCCTCCACCTGATCGACCAGGGGTTCAAAACCGTCTACTGCAAGGACATGAACGCGGGCATATCGGCCCGCAGGATGGATACCTCCTTCACCTCCTTCCGCCACTACATGCAGCGGTTCAAGAACACCTTCGACGCCCACCCCCAGCACACTCGCGAACAGAAACCGGAACACACGCTTTACGCCCTCTATCCGATCCTGCGGGCCTTCTACCCCGTTTACCAGAAGTACCTGGAATCAGCTGACATCAACCCGGCGGAACGGGTATGGATCAGCGAGCAGATGGAGCTCTTCCACCGCCATGAGCAGGAGATGGATCAGGAAGACTGATCAAGCCGTCTTCCATGCCCCCCTATACAGCCTCTCTCCCCCGACACGGCACACCAGGCTTGCCTGGTCCGGGGGAGCCAGGTATTATAGGCACGTTCGCCCCCGTCGTCTAACGGTTAGGACACCAGACTTTCAATCTGACAACGAGAGTTCGACTCTCTCCGGGGGTACCAGAGAAAAGCCGGAAAATGGCGGAATTCAACCGCTAATCAGAAGTTGGCAGACTGCACCCAAATAACGCGAATCAAGCTGTTTCAGGCTATTCCGAGCCAACCTAGTACACACTTGTTCCACTATTGGTCACGGCATAACCCATGCCTGGAGAATACCCGATCCGCACTTTCCAAAACGGGGACTCCGGGATTCAGATATACGCACCGCCGGGAAGATGCATAAAATCCTCCACTCTGTTCCATTTGACCGTATACCCGGCCCCGTGGGCGCAGAAGACCGAGTCAGAGGTGCTCTCCAGATCGGATTCAGGGTCATAACCGACGGAATCCACCACTGCGTCCTGGTCCTGGCAGGGGCGATATCCGTTGAAGACGCATGTCAGATGCCCGCAGCCATGGCTGTAGGTGCTGACCTCCATGGCGTAATCGCGCATCTGCGATACCGGCGCGTCCCCCTCCAGTTCGACAGCATCGCCGTCCGTCTGCGGCTCCGCAAAGTTCCCCTTCATCCGGTAGATATCCGACATGGCCCTGCCCAGATTCGCCTGGGGGATGGTGAGCCTGAAATGATACCAAGGCTCCAGCAGGATATTGTGCGCCTTCATCAGCCCCTGTCGGACGGCCCGGTAGGTGGCCTGGCGGAAATCCCCTCCCTCTGTGTGTTTGATGTGCCCGCGGCCGTCCAAGAGGGTGATGCGCATATCGGTAATGGGTGCTCCCGTCAGAACCCCCAGGTGCTCCTTTTCAGCCAGGTGGGTCATGATGAGCCGTTGCCAGTTCCCGTCTAGACGGTCGAGGCTGCAGTCCGATGCGAAACTGAGACCACTCCCCGGCTCTGTGGGTTCCAGGAGCAGGTGGACTTCGGCATAGTGTCGGAGGGGCTCGAAATGCCCGACCCCTTCAATCGGAGCCGCAATCGTCTCCCTGTATAAAATCCCGCCCTGACTGAAGGAGACCTGTATGCCGAATCGTCGATCCAGCTCCTCCTGTATCACTTCCAACTGAACCTGACCCATGAGGCGCAGGTGAATCTCCCGGAGCCGTTCCTGCCAGACCACGTGCAGGAGGGGATCTTCATCTTCCAAGATGCGCAATGCGTGCAACACCGAGTGTGGGTCCAACCCCTCAGTCACCACCGCATAGGTAAGCACCGGCTCCATAACCGGCGTCTGGTCCTTCCACTCACACCCGAGACCCTGCCCAGGTCGGGTCAGGTCCAGGCCGGTTGCCGCCACGATGCCGCCTGCCCGGGCACAGTCCGTCAAGGTATAGGTGGACCCGGAATAGACACGGAGCTGGTCAACCGTCTCGTTGGCCCCAGTACAGTCGGCCTTCCCGGAATCCCCGGTGGGTCTGCCCACCTCCGTATCCAAAGAGGATTTGACTGGCAGATCACCACCAGTCACCTTAAGCCAGGACAATCTGGCGCCCTTGTCGTCATGCGATATCTTGAAGACCCTGGCACCGAACTCCGTACCGTACACGGGCGATAGGGTGTACCGCTCCAGTCCTTCAAGAAGGGCATCCACCCCATCCAGCCGAAGGGCGGATCCGAAGAAACAGGGAAAGAGACGGCGATCAGCCACCAATCTTGCCAGACTCTCATCCGCAATACATCCGGACTTGAGGTATTCATCCATGATGCCCTCGTCAAGCAGGGCAACATCCTCCGCGTCGTTGCAATCAAGTCCTCGACTCAAATCAAAGCAGCCCGGAGACCAACGATGCCTGCATGCATCGAGAATGCGGGTGGCATCGGCACCTACTGCATCGAGCTTGTTGACGAAGATGAAGGTGGGTACCCCATATCGTGCCAGAAGTCGCCAAAGCGTGTCGGCATATCCCTCCAACCCGGAGGTGGCGTCGATAACGAGAAGGGCATAGTCCAACACCGATAAGGTCCGTTCCATCTCGGCGGCGAAATCCATATGGCCGGGTGTATCGACAAGGGTCAGATCCACATCTCGATAGGTCAGCTGGGCCGGCTTGGAGAAGATGGTGATACCACGCTGCCGCTCCAGATCCGAGGTGTCCAGATAGGCATCGCCATGATCGACCCTGCCCAGACGGCGAATCCGTCCTCCCTGATACAGCATGGCCTCTGAGAGCGTGGTCTTGCCGGCATCGACATGAGCCAGCATCCCCACCACTATCCTCTTGACCATCGCGGGCCTCCCTTACTCCCCCAGACAGAAACGACCAGGCACATACCCGCCCTCCCGGGAACCTCCTCGACAAGTTTCGCGATCGACCGATGGCTCCCGCCACCTTCCGTGCGCTTCGGAGGATTCAAGCGAGATATCCTTCGGGCCGGGTCACCGTACGGGAGAGACCTGATACGTCAGATCATGGATGACCCGACCTGCTTCGATGCCTTTCCGCTCGAAGTTGGTCACGATTCTGCCGTCGAACCGATCAGACTCCATAAAGGCAGCATGAGGAAGGGTCTCGGCCTGGTCTGCCGTTCCCTTGCCGACATGCTGGGTGGGCAGACTTACCTGCAGATTGCCCAGGTTTCTGAATCGCGGATTCGCGTCCATCACCTCGTGCACATGCAGCGCATAATCCTCGATGTCGGTCGCTATTCTCCAGACCCCTCCAGGTTCCAGGCAATCCGCCAGGTCATCAGCCAGAGCCGGTTGGACCAGACGACGCTTGTGATGCTTCATCTTGGGCCAGGGGTCGGGGAAGAAGGTCCAGACTTCGGCGATCAGTCCTGATTCCATTCGGGTCAGGAGGTCCGGGGCGTTGACCTGGGCAAGACGCAGATTATCCAGTTCGGATTTCCCCGCCATCAACATGGTATGGGCCAACCCTGGCTGATAGACCTCCAGGGCCAGGTAATTCCAATCGGGATGCTCCCGGGCCGAAGCAACAACATTCTCCCCCTGACCGGATCCGATTTCCACAATCAGTGGGGCCTTCCTGCCCCAGATCGATTCGACCGTTGCGGAATCAAAGCGGAAACCCTCACCTACCGCCAGCGAACCCTCTGCCTGGCCCAGGTCGAGAAGATAACGGGAGGAATACTCAGACCAGGCCCTCGCCAGTCGGTCGTTGAGTTTCTCGGACCGCCTCACATACGAGACGATGGACCGCCGGCCGGCATTGCTCTGTGTTTCTGTGCTCATCACATCTCCTATATATCCTAGAAAGTGCATGAACATGGGCATGGCATGAATATGTGCCCGTGATATACTCAATATGTAACAAAAGATAACACAATATTGCAAAACCGAACAAGCCTCCGGGCCGGTTATCGACAGGAAAGGCATACGCATGTCAGTTATGGTTACAGGTGGATGTGGGTACATCGGTGCCCATGTGGTCCACGCCCTGCAGGAAGCCGGCACGGAGGTCGTTGTGGTCGACGACCTGAGCTACGGCAAACCCTCCCGCATTGGCAATGCCCGTCTTTACGGAGCAGACGTAGCCGCACCCGGAGCCGATGAACGCCTGATTGAAATCATCAGGGAGAACGATGTCGACTCGGTCATCCACTTCGCCGCCCGCAAGCAGGTCGGAGAGTCGATGGAGAAGCCCATCTGGTACTACCGACAGAATCTGAACGGCATGATCAATGTCCTGGCAGCCATGGCCAAGACGGATGCCAAGAAGCTGGTCTTCTCAAGCTCGGCCGCCACCTACGGCGAGCCCCCTGTCGACGTGGTGCCCGAGGACGTTCAGCCCATGCTCCCGATCAACCCCTACGGGCAGACCAAACTCGTTGGCGAGTGGATGGCCCGGTCCTGCGAAAAACCTCATGGCATCCGTTTCTGCGCCCTGCGCTATTTCAACGTAGCCGGCTGCGGACCCGTGGAACTCGAAGATCCCGCCATCCTCAACCTCATCCCCATGCTCTTCGATAGGCTCAAGCAGGGCAAGGCGCCAGCCATCTTCGGCGACGACTACCCTACCCCCGATGGCACCTGCGTACGCGACTACATCCACGTTTCCGACCTGGCCGATGCCCACATCGCAGCCCTGGGATACCTGAACCAGGATGAACGCAAGTACGACGCCTTCAATGTCGGAACCGGAGAGGGCACCTCGGTCCGCCAAATCGTCGACGAGGTCAAGAAGGTCACCGGTCTCCCCTTCACCGAGGCCGTCAAACCGCGCCGCGCAGGCGACCCGCCACACCTCATCGGCGACCCCTCTCGCATCAATACGGAAATGGGCTGGCATGCCAAGTACAACGTGCACGACATCGTCGAGTCCGCATGGGAGGCATGGCAGGCCAATCCAGACCACCACATCGACGTGGCCACCTGGAACCAGACCGACTGATACGGCGTTTCCATCAACGACGCGCCGGGGGCTTGCAATCCCTCGGCCGTCATGTAGACTTTTCTCTTGGCTGTTCACGCAGCCACGGCTCCGTAGCTCAGTTGGTTAGAGCGCCGCCCTGTCACGGCGGAGGTCACCGGTTCAAGTCCGGCCGGAGTCG includes the following:
- a CDS encoding elongation factor G gives rise to the protein MVKRIVVGMLAHVDAGKTTLSEAMLYQGGRIRRLGRVDHGDAYLDTSDLERQRGITIFSKPAQLTYRDVDLTLVDTPGHMDFAAEMERTLSVLDYALLVIDATSGLEGYADTLWRLLARYGVPTFIFVNKLDAVGADATRILDACRHRWSPGCFDLSRGLDCNDAEDVALLDEGIMDEYLKSGCIADESLARLVADRRLFPCFFGSALRLDGVDALLEGLERYTLSPVYGTEFGARVFKISHDDKGARLSWLKVTGGDLPVKSSLDTEVGRPTGDSGKADCTGANETVDQLRVYSGSTYTLTDCARAGGIVAATGLDLTRPGQGLGCEWKDQTPVMEPVLTYAVVTEGLDPHSVLHALRILEDEDPLLHVVWQERLREIHLRLMGQVQLEVIQEELDRRFGIQVSFSQGGILYRETIAAPIEGVGHFEPLRHYAEVHLLLEPTEPGSGLSFASDCSLDRLDGNWQRLIMTHLAEKEHLGVLTGAPITDMRITLLDGRGHIKHTEGGDFRQATYRAVRQGLMKAHNILLEPWYHFRLTIPQANLGRAMSDIYRMKGNFAEPQTDGDAVELEGDAPVSQMRDYAMEVSTYSHGCGHLTCVFNGYRPCQDQDAVVDSVGYDPESDLESTSDSVFCAHGAGYTVKWNRVEDFMHLPGGAYI
- the galE gene encoding UDP-glucose 4-epimerase GalE, producing the protein MSVMVTGGCGYIGAHVVHALQEAGTEVVVVDDLSYGKPSRIGNARLYGADVAAPGADERLIEIIRENDVDSVIHFAARKQVGESMEKPIWYYRQNLNGMINVLAAMAKTDAKKLVFSSSAATYGEPPVDVVPEDVQPMLPINPYGQTKLVGEWMARSCEKPHGIRFCALRYFNVAGCGPVELEDPAILNLIPMLFDRLKQGKAPAIFGDDYPTPDGTCVRDYIHVSDLADAHIAALGYLNQDERKYDAFNVGTGEGTSVRQIVDEVKKVTGLPFTEAVKPRRAGDPPHLIGDPSRINTEMGWHAKYNVHDIVESAWEAWQANPDHHIDVATWNQTD
- the trmB gene encoding tRNA (guanosine(46)-N7)-methyltransferase TrmB, with translation MSTETQSNAGRRSIVSYVRRSEKLNDRLARAWSEYSSRYLLDLGQAEGSLAVGEGFRFDSATVESIWGRKAPLIVEIGSGQGENVVASAREHPDWNYLALEVYQPGLAHTMLMAGKSELDNLRLAQVNAPDLLTRMESGLIAEVWTFFPDPWPKMKHHKRRLVQPALADDLADCLEPGGVWRIATDIEDYALHVHEVMDANPRFRNLGNLQVSLPTQHVGKGTADQAETLPHAAFMESDRFDGRIVTNFERKGIEAGRVIHDLTYQVSPVR
- a CDS encoding glycosyltransferase, which gives rise to MLTVSIVIPAWNEEDRIGDCLVNATRQSQAPLEVLVVDNKSTDRTAAIVQDFIDRNPDQHVELLHQDKDQGLIPSRNYGLDRAKGDILGRIDADCMLRPNWVEVVSRTFTEDPDAMGATGPVAYYDMPGKKIGLKGDDTIRKAIYRADDGQYLLYGSNMALRATAWKAIRNEVCRDKADILHEDVDVSLHLIDQGFKTVYCKDMNAGISARRMDTSFTSFRHYMQRFKNTFDAHPQHTREQKPEHTLYALYPILRAFYPVYQKYLESADINPAERVWISEQMELFHRHEQEMDQED